In Armatimonadota bacterium, one DNA window encodes the following:
- a CDS encoding type II secretion system F family protein, with translation MPVFEYRGTNPNGQPASGTLFCASMGAAVEDLTQRGFTIEHLQISSGLGDPLATQQSSQSAPADTAPTQAGGQATQPMAIAGPAAPPRPETPSTTPRTPTSPENISPLDAPRSAMVTDFLGHIFAVPLPALLFFFRQLATMLNAGVGMVGSLDTLSTQTSDPRLRAAIQEFRLQALEGRPLTYGLSRYPEIFSPLMLSMVRAGEDVGRIDESLKLVARHIEEEIALRNLYKRVTFYPKFVVIASIAIVLATNLILGALGKGPGLSSPLTEPATWVVLLPLIVLAFFFFRVGVKQPRIRVFYDQFIQKVPALGKTMHQFAMAKFGRAFGTLYAGGVPIQRAALLAADSCGNEYMRQLVYPAAKQIEEGGSMAEAFARTGAFSPIVLDMMRTGETTGNVDMMMQKMADFYEDEANTRAIQMGHIFGVVCLICVAMYIGYIVFSFWSGYAAGFGGEMG, from the coding sequence ATGCCCGTTTTCGAATACCGCGGAACCAACCCGAACGGACAGCCCGCCAGCGGGACCCTTTTTTGCGCCTCGATGGGTGCGGCGGTAGAGGACCTCACCCAACGCGGCTTCACGATCGAGCACCTTCAGATCTCCTCCGGGCTCGGCGATCCGTTGGCCACTCAACAGTCCTCTCAATCGGCCCCGGCCGACACCGCACCGACGCAGGCTGGGGGTCAAGCGACCCAGCCGATGGCAATCGCTGGACCGGCGGCCCCGCCGCGCCCCGAAACGCCCTCAACCACGCCCCGCACGCCGACTTCCCCCGAAAACATCAGCCCGCTCGACGCTCCGCGCTCGGCCATGGTCACCGACTTCTTGGGCCACATCTTTGCCGTGCCGCTTCCCGCCCTGCTCTTCTTCTTTCGGCAGCTCGCCACGATGCTCAACGCCGGGGTGGGCATGGTGGGTTCGCTCGACACGCTGAGCACCCAAACCTCCGATCCACGCCTAAGAGCGGCCATCCAGGAGTTCCGCCTGCAGGCCCTGGAGGGCCGCCCGCTTACCTATGGCCTCTCGCGCTACCCCGAAATCTTCTCACCCCTGATGCTCAGCATGGTCCGCGCCGGGGAGGACGTCGGGCGGATCGACGAATCGCTGAAGCTGGTGGCCCGCCACATCGAAGAAGAAATCGCGCTGCGCAACCTCTACAAGCGCGTCACCTTTTATCCCAAATTCGTGGTGATCGCCTCGATCGCCATTGTGCTGGCAACCAACCTGATCCTCGGAGCTCTCGGCAAGGGGCCGGGGCTCTCCTCTCCGCTCACCGAACCGGCAACTTGGGTGGTGCTCCTACCGCTGATCGTCCTGGCGTTCTTCTTTTTCCGAGTCGGGGTCAAGCAGCCCAGGATTCGGGTCTTCTACGACCAGTTCATCCAGAAGGTCCCTGCGCTGGGAAAAACCATGCACCAGTTCGCGATGGCCAAGTTTGGACGTGCCTTTGGAACGCTCTATGCCGGCGGCGTGCCCATCCAGCGCGCGGCACTGCTGGCTGCCGACTCCTGCGGCAACGAGTACATGCGCCAGCTCGTCTATCCCGCCGCCAAGCAGATCGAGGAAGGCGGGAGCATGGCCGAGGCCTTTGCGCGCACCGGCGCCTTCTCGCCGATCGTGCTCGACATGATGCGCACCGGAGAGACCACCGGCAACGTGGACATGATGATGCAGAAAATGGCGGACTTCTATGAGGATGAAGCCAACACCCGCGCCATCCAGATGGGACACATCTTCGGCGTGGTCTGCCTCATCTGTGTCGCGATGTATATCGGCTATATCGTCTTCAGCTTCTGGTCGGGCTATGCCGCCGGCTTCGGCGGCGAGATGGGCTAA
- the folK gene encoding 2-amino-4-hydroxy-6-hydroxymethyldihydropteridine diphosphokinase yields the protein MVLIAIGLGSNCGDRRSFLTRAVQSLDGAFNRVAVSHLYETAPMYVLNQPAFLNAAALYRTDKGPLEVLAVLKRIEKDLGRTPRVRNGPRELDLDLLAFGRAQLRSERNGKTVLQVPHPRIPERRFVLQPLAEIAPDLVLPGLGRIKDLLAATESQAQDVRLLEDADLSLSGAR from the coding sequence ATGGTCCTCATCGCCATCGGACTGGGATCGAACTGCGGCGACCGGCGGAGCTTCTTGACTCGCGCGGTCCAATCCCTCGATGGCGCCTTCAACCGCGTGGCCGTGAGCCACCTCTATGAGACCGCCCCCATGTACGTCCTGAACCAGCCCGCATTCCTGAACGCCGCCGCGCTGTATCGCACGGACAAGGGACCGCTCGAAGTGCTGGCCGTACTCAAAAGGATCGAAAAGGACTTGGGCCGCACACCCAGGGTGAGGAACGGCCCCCGAGAGCTCGACCTGGACCTGCTGGCCTTCGGAAGGGCGCAGCTTCGGTCCGAGCGGAACGGCAAAACTGTTTTGCAGGTGCCTCACCCAAGGATTCCTGAGCGCCGGTTCGTGCTCCAGCCGCTCGCCGAGATCGCTCCCGACCTGGTCCTACCGGGTCTCGGGCGCATCAAGGACCTGTTGGCCGCAACGGAATCGCAGGCCCAAGACGTCCGTTTGCTTGAAGATGCCGACCTTTCGCTATCTGGCGCAAGATAA
- a CDS encoding esterase family protein — translation MAAPSQNTDWTPDKLLSALSSKDGLRSAKVEEELTAWFGGVGKLATGADAKADGLTFAFAIRVQEGAKSASVKALAEDFSISLVQVGRGRLFVGAARLPLGECFRWVYTVDGRAQGNSRELEAFIFPKEAKPQPNVPKGKLEVMPRMTSKVFGGTWHDWWLYTPASFDPAKESNLIVFQDGQWAHEYVPTFMDNLIAQGDLPQTVVVLVTPGTFPDGRSDRSREYDSLGDAYARFLIEELLPTVESKFRITQDPMKRCVAGLSSGGICSFTVAWERPDKFGLVMSWIGSFANLQGGSTGVGGGNTYPAIIRKRRGWDGKGEPKPIRVYLQDGSNDLDNAAGSWPIANQDMAAALKFGGYDTKFVYGKGFHSAKHGQVEMPNALRWLFRKEK, via the coding sequence ATGGCTGCTCCATCCCAGAACACCGATTGGACCCCCGACAAGCTGCTGTCAGCGTTGTCTTCGAAAGACGGCCTGAGGTCTGCCAAGGTTGAGGAAGAGCTCACGGCGTGGTTCGGCGGGGTAGGCAAGCTCGCCACCGGCGCTGACGCCAAGGCCGACGGGCTTACTTTCGCCTTTGCGATTCGGGTTCAAGAGGGCGCCAAATCGGCGTCGGTCAAGGCGCTCGCAGAGGACTTCTCCATCTCGTTGGTCCAGGTGGGTCGAGGCAGGCTCTTTGTGGGGGCGGCCAGGTTACCTTTGGGCGAGTGCTTCCGTTGGGTCTACACGGTGGACGGAAGGGCGCAGGGCAATTCGCGGGAACTCGAGGCGTTCATCTTCCCCAAAGAAGCAAAACCCCAGCCCAACGTGCCCAAAGGCAAGCTGGAGGTGATGCCGAGGATGACGAGCAAGGTTTTCGGAGGCACTTGGCACGACTGGTGGCTCTACACGCCGGCGAGCTTCGACCCGGCGAAAGAGTCGAACTTGATCGTTTTTCAGGACGGCCAGTGGGCGCACGAGTACGTGCCGACGTTCATGGACAACTTGATCGCGCAGGGCGACCTGCCGCAGACCGTGGTGGTCCTGGTGACACCGGGCACCTTTCCGGATGGGCGGTCCGACCGCTCAAGGGAATACGACTCGCTCGGGGACGCCTACGCCCGGTTCCTTATTGAAGAGCTTCTGCCTACAGTCGAGAGCAAGTTCAGGATCACCCAGGACCCGATGAAACGCTGCGTCGCGGGCCTTAGCTCCGGGGGTATTTGCAGTTTCACCGTGGCGTGGGAGCGGCCGGACAAGTTTGGGCTCGTGATGAGCTGGATCGGGAGCTTTGCGAACCTGCAGGGCGGTTCGACCGGCGTGGGCGGTGGCAACACCTACCCGGCGATCATCCGCAAACGAAGGGGATGGGACGGCAAGGGCGAGCCCAAGCCGATCCGCGTGTACCTTCAGGATGGCTCGAACGATCTGGACAACGCGGCCGGCAGTTGGCCCATCGCCAACCAGGACATGGCGGCGGCCCTCAAGTTCGGGGGCTATGACACCAAGTTCGTATACGGTAAGGGGTTCCACTCGGCGAAGCACGGGCAGGTCGAGATGCCGAACGCGCTTCGGTGGCTGTTCCGGAAGGAGAAATAG
- the sufC gene encoding Fe-S cluster assembly ATPase SufC, whose translation MLEIRNLHARVEDREILKGLSLTVEAGKVHAIMGPNGSGKSTLASVIAGKGGYEVTEGQVLLNGEDILEMDPEERAAKGVFLAFQYPVEIPGVSVAYFLRAALNAVKKANGEPELDAFAFLKLAKEKAKVLELDADMLTRGVNEGFSGGEKKRNEIFQMAVLQPSVAILDETDSGLDIDALRIVSDGVNALRDANRGFLVITHYQRLLNYIVPDVVHVLVDGRIVRTGGKELALELEEKGYGWIEEAVGAGK comes from the coding sequence ATGCTTGAAATCCGAAATTTGCACGCCAGAGTTGAAGACCGCGAGATCCTGAAGGGGTTGAGCCTGACCGTCGAGGCGGGCAAGGTCCACGCCATCATGGGGCCGAACGGCTCCGGCAAGAGCACGCTCGCCAGCGTGATCGCCGGCAAAGGCGGCTATGAGGTCACCGAGGGCCAGGTTCTGCTGAACGGTGAGGACATCCTAGAGATGGACCCCGAAGAGCGAGCCGCCAAGGGCGTCTTTCTGGCATTCCAATATCCCGTCGAGATTCCCGGCGTGAGCGTGGCGTACTTCTTGCGCGCGGCGTTGAATGCGGTGAAGAAGGCGAACGGCGAACCCGAGCTTGACGCTTTTGCCTTCCTCAAGCTCGCCAAGGAAAAGGCCAAAGTGCTGGAACTCGATGCCGACATGCTGACGCGGGGAGTCAACGAGGGCTTCTCCGGTGGTGAAAAGAAGCGCAACGAGATTTTCCAGATGGCGGTTCTGCAGCCCAGCGTCGCCATTCTCGATGAGACCGACTCGGGCCTCGACATCGACGCCCTGCGAATCGTCTCCGACGGCGTCAACGCCTTGCGCGACGCGAACCGGGGCTTTCTGGTGATCACCCACTACCAGAGGCTGCTCAACTACATCGTGCCGGACGTGGTGCACGTGCTCGTCGACGGGCGAATCGTGCGCACGGGCGGCAAGGAGCTTGCGCTCGAACTCGAAGAAAAGGGCTATGGCTGGATCGAAGAGGCTGTGGGAGCGGGGAAGTAA
- the msrB gene encoding peptide-methionine (R)-S-oxide reductase MsrB, giving the protein MSAPWNWILVGALASLGYLAVAGTQQKGPDPQSPKRKDKLILTEAEWKKRLTPEQYRILRGAGTESPYCSPLYDNHKIGSYHCVGCGLELFRSDSKFISGTGWPSFFQPADKDAVWTKPDYSFGMRRFEIRCSRCDGHLGHVFDDGPKPTGLRFCINGECLKFVEKKAEGDGGAGG; this is encoded by the coding sequence ATGAGCGCACCTTGGAACTGGATTCTCGTCGGCGCATTGGCTTCGCTGGGTTACCTGGCCGTGGCGGGCACGCAGCAGAAGGGCCCCGACCCTCAGAGCCCCAAACGCAAGGACAAGCTGATCCTAACCGAGGCCGAGTGGAAGAAGCGTCTGACGCCGGAGCAATACCGCATCCTGCGCGGCGCGGGCACCGAGTCGCCCTATTGCAGCCCGCTCTATGACAACCACAAGATCGGCTCGTATCACTGCGTCGGCTGCGGCTTGGAGCTCTTCCGGTCGGACTCAAAGTTCATCAGCGGCACCGGTTGGCCCAGCTTTTTCCAGCCGGCCGACAAGGACGCTGTTTGGACCAAGCCGGACTATTCCTTCGGCATGAGGCGCTTTGAGATTCGGTGCTCGCGTTGCGACGGCCACCTCGGGCACGTGTTCGACGATGGTCCCAAACCGACGGGCCTGCGCTTCTGCATCAACGGCGAGTGCCTGAAGTTCGTCGAGAAGAAGGCGGAAGGGGACGGCGGAGCAGGCGGTTGA
- a CDS encoding type II secretion system F family protein produces the protein MPTFRYLAQDNAGTRLDGEIEASSLRDAQLRLRQRGLNPLSVASSATVAAPPARRSVPPPAIRAQLDSVAGQAVQPVQTVKTKFGSDKDRFFIFTQLGSHLKAGINPAKAFENLLTHGTPAHFHEALQQAARSGVEGGSVAGVLRRYPYLFPDHVVALYGAGEQGGFLPEACEAIAAQAEQARKFGRPFVWLSWLTIMALVSAPLGFWVVQSGMDAMRLQDQQGGTLPGMQTYRAALLAELKWPIGPAMLAMLILGTVFILWWRSLRVTALRHRLTARLPLSGKRGWHEGMALFAWTLSHLMKAALAPRTALLSAADAIPNHSVREEIRQIGAAMGDNTALSAAFRGSAKMPPEFLALMQTGEMVGDMPGQLLIVSRSCSEAQQEVETLSKWRIGLWAILLIALGFVFVAWLLYGYMYPQLFKMFEV, from the coding sequence ATGCCGACCTTTCGCTATCTGGCGCAAGATAATGCCGGTACCAGGCTCGACGGCGAGATCGAAGCCTCGTCGCTGCGCGACGCCCAGTTGCGACTGCGCCAGCGGGGCCTAAATCCGCTCTCGGTGGCGTCATCGGCAACCGTGGCAGCTCCCCCAGCTCGGCGCTCCGTGCCCCCTCCGGCGATCCGCGCCCAGTTGGATTCCGTCGCGGGTCAAGCCGTCCAACCCGTCCAGACGGTCAAGACCAAGTTCGGTTCGGACAAGGACCGGTTCTTCATCTTCACGCAGCTCGGCAGCCATCTCAAAGCCGGCATTAACCCCGCCAAGGCGTTTGAGAACCTGTTGACCCACGGGACACCGGCCCACTTTCACGAGGCACTCCAACAAGCAGCTCGGAGCGGGGTCGAAGGAGGGAGCGTCGCAGGAGTCCTTCGCCGATATCCCTATCTCTTTCCCGATCACGTCGTGGCGCTGTATGGCGCAGGAGAACAGGGAGGATTCCTGCCTGAGGCCTGTGAGGCGATTGCCGCTCAAGCTGAGCAGGCGCGTAAGTTCGGCAGACCGTTCGTCTGGCTGAGCTGGCTGACGATCATGGCGCTGGTCTCCGCGCCGCTCGGGTTCTGGGTGGTGCAAAGCGGCATGGACGCCATGCGGCTGCAGGACCAGCAGGGCGGCACCCTACCGGGGATGCAGACTTACAGGGCAGCGCTGCTCGCCGAGCTCAAGTGGCCGATCGGTCCGGCGATGCTCGCCATGCTGATCCTTGGCACGGTCTTCATCCTCTGGTGGCGGTCATTGCGGGTAACGGCCCTGCGCCACAGGCTCACCGCCAGGCTCCCGCTCTCGGGCAAGCGCGGCTGGCACGAGGGCATGGCGCTGTTTGCGTGGACCCTTTCGCACCTGATGAAGGCGGCCCTTGCACCCCGAACCGCGCTCCTTTCAGCAGCCGACGCGATCCCAAACCACAGCGTGCGCGAGGAAATCCGGCAAATCGGAGCCGCCATGGGCGACAACACAGCACTTTCCGCCGCGTTTCGCGGCTCTGCCAAAATGCCACCCGAGTTTTTGGCGCTGATGCAGACCGGCGAAATGGTCGGAGACATGCCCGGGCAACTTCTGATCGTGTCCAGAAGCTGCAGCGAAGCTCAGCAGGAGGTTGAGACCCTCTCCAAATGGCGGATCGGGCTCTGGGCGATTCTCTTGATCGCGTTGGGGTTCGTGTTTGTGGCCTGGCTGCTCTATGGATACATGTATCCGCAGCTCTTCAAGATGTTCGAGGTCTAG
- a CDS encoding peptidase S10, with translation MKAPTALLALTLGGLLQAQAPLNPAPEKVEELHKYEAVTQHSITIGGQKIGYKAIASHMPIRNEAGELQGEMFFVAYIKDGEDPKTRPLTFAYNGGPGSASLWLHVGTIGPRRVAMNEDGSMPKPPYHVVDNEETWLPSTDIVMVDAMGTGYSRLAKPEMSKQFFGVQADIRAFAEFVRAFLTRYGRFSSPIYLAGESYGGIRTAGLSNALLNNGIALNGAIIISGTMNFGTLDAARGNDLPYVGFLPTLATTAWYHRKLSPRLQKMTVEQVAAEAEAFAGGEYASALMKGTDLAPEEEARIAKRVSELTGIKESFVRAAHLRVSDWRFYKELLRESGQTVGRLDSRLKGTDAVEVGDGPDYDPSSSAIGPVFYASICDYLSNELNYKTEAKYRMWNTDGGEWEQDQGAITDTTEALRQAMVQNPHMKLMMVYGWYDLACPFYAAKYSLRHMDLKRQALDRISWQYYTAGHMMYIEAASRIKLAKDVAAFIGGSK, from the coding sequence ATGAAAGCGCCCACCGCTCTCCTTGCTCTGACCCTCGGCGGCCTACTCCAAGCCCAAGCTCCACTCAACCCCGCTCCCGAGAAGGTCGAGGAGCTTCACAAATACGAGGCTGTGACCCAGCACTCGATCACGATCGGCGGTCAGAAGATCGGCTACAAGGCGATCGCCAGCCACATGCCGATCCGCAACGAAGCCGGCGAGTTGCAGGGCGAGATGTTCTTCGTCGCCTATATCAAAGACGGTGAAGACCCCAAGACGCGGCCCTTGACCTTCGCCTACAATGGCGGCCCAGGCTCGGCTTCTCTTTGGCTCCATGTGGGCACCATCGGCCCTCGCCGCGTCGCGATGAACGAGGATGGCTCGATGCCAAAGCCGCCCTACCACGTGGTCGACAACGAAGAAACCTGGCTGCCAAGCACCGACATCGTGATGGTGGACGCGATGGGCACCGGCTACAGCCGCCTCGCCAAACCGGAGATGAGCAAGCAGTTCTTTGGCGTCCAGGCTGACATCCGGGCCTTCGCCGAGTTCGTTCGGGCTTTCCTAACTCGGTATGGCAGGTTCTCCTCGCCCATCTATTTGGCGGGCGAGAGCTATGGCGGCATTCGCACGGCCGGACTCTCCAATGCACTCTTGAACAACGGCATCGCCCTCAACGGCGCGATCATCATCTCGGGCACGATGAACTTTGGCACGCTCGACGCGGCGCGCGGCAACGACCTCCCCTATGTCGGCTTTCTTCCGACCCTCGCGACGACCGCCTGGTACCACAGAAAGCTCTCGCCCCGGCTTCAGAAGATGACGGTTGAGCAGGTCGCGGCAGAGGCCGAAGCGTTTGCGGGCGGCGAGTATGCGAGCGCGCTGATGAAGGGCACGGACCTGGCTCCCGAAGAGGAAGCGCGCATCGCCAAGCGCGTCAGCGAGCTTACCGGCATCAAGGAGAGCTTTGTCCGCGCCGCGCATCTTCGCGTCTCCGATTGGCGGTTCTACAAAGAACTGCTGCGCGAATCCGGCCAGACGGTCGGGCGACTGGATTCGAGGCTCAAAGGCACCGACGCCGTCGAAGTCGGCGACGGACCAGACTACGACCCGAGCAGTTCAGCGATCGGGCCGGTTTTCTACGCCAGCATTTGCGACTACCTCTCGAACGAGCTGAACTACAAGACGGAGGCCAAGTATCGCATGTGGAACACCGATGGCGGCGAATGGGAGCAGGATCAGGGCGCGATCACCGACACCACCGAGGCCCTTCGTCAGGCGATGGTCCAGAACCCCCACATGAAGCTGATGATGGTCTACGGCTGGTATGACCTGGCTTGCCCGTTCTACGCGGCGAAATACAGCCTACGGCACATGGACCTGAAGAGGCAGGCGCTCGACAGGATTTCCTGGCAGTACTACACCGCCGGCCACATGATGTATATCGAGGCGGCCTCTCGCATCAAGCTGGCGAAGGATGTCGCTGCGTTTATCGGGGGAAGTAAATGA
- a CDS encoding M55 family metallopeptidase, which produces MNVYISADIEGITGIASWTQAEGPTTEAYDFAFARRMYTHDVNAAIRGARAAGAKRVVVKDSHGWCKNLLVDELELGTELISGYGAMPAGMMEGIGGDDSFSPENLKTKTPGTTPIPPFDAAILVGYHAMAGKRGLMAHALVGGLHRFWINGKEAGEIAYSAATAGAFGVPLVAVTSDDCGCAEASALNIGIRTYAVKAAMGRFMAWMKHPSETGPGIEKAIRDAVANAKRIAPVRFEGEVSMKISFQNDNLAELASQIPGVSRPEPYVLEWSAPSFLEAAAMAQLVFDTSRAGRVLER; this is translated from the coding sequence ATGAACGTCTACATCTCCGCCGACATCGAGGGCATCACCGGAATCGCCTCCTGGACTCAGGCCGAGGGGCCGACCACTGAGGCCTATGACTTCGCTTTTGCCAGGCGGATGTACACCCACGACGTGAACGCAGCGATCCGGGGCGCCCGGGCAGCCGGCGCCAAGCGCGTGGTGGTCAAGGACTCCCACGGTTGGTGCAAGAATCTGCTGGTCGACGAGCTGGAACTCGGCACAGAACTCATCTCGGGCTACGGCGCCATGCCTGCCGGAATGATGGAGGGGATTGGTGGCGATGACTCGTTTTCACCTGAAAACCTGAAAACCAAGACACCCGGCACTACTCCAATTCCTCCTTTCGACGCCGCGATTCTTGTGGGCTACCACGCCATGGCGGGCAAACGAGGCCTAATGGCCCACGCTTTGGTCGGCGGACTCCACCGCTTCTGGATCAACGGCAAAGAAGCCGGCGAGATCGCCTATTCCGCCGCCACCGCAGGCGCTTTTGGCGTCCCGCTCGTCGCCGTAACCAGCGATGACTGCGGATGCGCCGAGGCAAGCGCTCTGAACATCGGCATCCGGACCTATGCCGTCAAGGCCGCCATGGGCCGCTTCATGGCCTGGATGAAGCACCCCAGCGAAACCGGCCCCGGCATCGAAAAGGCCATCAGAGATGCTGTGGCGAACGCCAAGCGGATAGCCCCGGTGAGGTTTGAGGGCGAGGTCTCGATGAAGATCAGTTTCCAGAACGACAATCTGGCAGAACTGGCCTCACAGATTCCTGGTGTCTCGCGCCCGGAGCCCTACGTCCTCGAATGGTCCGCCCCCAGCTTTCTGGAAGCGGCAGCCATGGCGCAATTGGTTTTCGATACGTCGCGTGCAGGAAGGGTGCTGGAGAGGTAA